The genomic DNA TAATAGCGAAACCATGAAGTCTCTATGACAGCTTGTGTTCTCAAATCATCAACCATTACAAAGAGGTACCAGGCAGAGCCCTTTAGTTTCTAAGAAGCAGCAGTGGTGGTCTGGACACTTCCAAGTGCAAGTTTGCTACGTGAACAAAGCCACTTTTGATGCCAGCAGCGCCTCTTCTTGCATTTTAGGGCAGCACTGCAGGACCCGGAGAGAGACCATCCAACCAGACCCAGAGGATGCACAGACAGGACAGCGCTGAGTACGCGTGTTGAAATGAACCCTAGAGCCAGGCTCTCTTTATAAGCAAAACACTGCAGTGTTGAGATTTCCTAGGGAGTGCCTGAAAGCCTTGCAACAACCACTGCAGTGACAGGCCCCCAGTTTACATCCAGAGACCAGCATCTCTAGAGTTCATTGATTGAGAACCGACACCACTAAGACATGGCAAAACCGCAAGCTAAAATTATCTCCCGGCTGTGCTGGAAAGGGGGGATTTGTCAAAAGGCTGGGAAACAGGACCATCCAAACCCTGCTGGTGTCGCTGAGGTAGAACCGGGCTCTGTGAATGCATCACTGACAGCAATAATCTGATACTCAGTCCTGAACATCTGTAATTGCAATCAATAACACAATTCTCTGTCCTCCGTAAATCTCaggaataaagaattaaaacctGGAGCACAGATGTCAGCTCAGGGTAAAAAAAGTCCAAGGAAGATAACCAGGAGAATTTGTCAAGGTGCTAAACTGCTCAGTGATTTTCAAGCTCGGACAGAATTCCCTACTCCTCTATCATACTGGCACAAAAGGCAAAAGACTTAAGGATGATGTTTCTTTTGTCTAAACCATATTGTCTTTAGGGAACTCACTGGAATGCCTTAGGAATGAAACTTTGTGTTTGCGTTGTTCACCAGCTGGCAGCCCTTGGTCTTTTCTCTACTCCCCTGCTTTGGGGTGTAGGAATACCCTACCCCCTCCTCCTGGTGCAGAAATAGCCAAACACGACTATCAGACTCTTCTGAGATGGGAACAAATAGCAAGGAGGCACTCAAATGCCATCCTGTCTGTACTATAAAAGCAAGAAAGCCAAGACACATAATAaggaacccctccaggcagaGGAAACAGGATCTACCAATTGGGTCTCAGAACAACCAATCCCAAGAGCCAATCCAACACAACCATCTTAAAAGTCACCATTGATGGAGTTGGCACCCCATGCCCCAGCAGGACTAAAAATGTAAGTCTGCTTTGGGAGAGATCCATTAAAATCTACCGCATAACAGCAGCAATTAACCgcagctttaaaaagaaagacataGTGTGAGCGTCTCTGGAAACTAATCTCCATACAGAAAGGTAACAAGGAAACCACTACAAAGAACCCAAGGCTGTAGGGAAACTCACGGAACAGAGGGCTTGCTGGCAGCTTTAACTCCTCCAGCAGGGATTCTTCTAACGATGACCGATGAGTTCCTGGGAACCAGGGTGTtctcatctgtgtattctgaaagcaacataaacacagagaaaaaatcagtcAGGTGGTACGAATGTCTATTATTGTGCAATTCCAGAGCATGGCAGAGAACCCCTTTACTGACAGAGAAGCACAATTTGATGCCACCTTGGGTGAGTTCTATGAGCTTCAGGCAATCAGCTGTCCCAGTTAAACACCATGAGTTCTTCCCGTTCACAttttgcagagcagagagaatcAAATGCAATCACTGATGTTGAGAGCCTCTAAAAGCCTTTAGGGAATGGTGTGGGCCTGAAGCTCTGCAGGATTTGCCTTAGCTTACACCACCTTCATCTCAGCACGAGGAAAGCCTTTTGACAATATTTACACAGAGcccaaagaaaacaacagcCTGAGACTCTTGGACTTGAAACTGCTTTGGCTTGAAATGCAAAGCGCACTCCAGAAGAACAGTTTTTATGCTGCAATCACACGGGCTGGATGTGATGGAATATTTAAAAGCACCGTCAGCAGCCATTCCCTGGGATCTGCTCCACTGTTTGGAATACTGAAAGCTCTGACCTTTGAACGCTGAATCAGAAGGAAGGGCTGAAAACCAAAGGCACCATCTCTCCAACCAAGCTGTTGGGGTGCTCTTGCTTAGAGATCACACACAAAACACGAACATTTCACAATTTGTACCCCATTTTTCAGTACATTGTTCTTACAAGCAGGAACCTCTCTCAGACCAAAACACCCTGCACAGAAGACACCAGGTCAGCACTGAAATGCACATTTCACTGTCAGTTCCATATGACAGAGtgcttcttcagaaaactgAGTAATCATTGAGATGAAACCATTTCCTGCTCTTCCCCCTCAGGAATCACACGGCAGCTGCCTATGGACTATAGAGAAGTTCCAAACTCTAGGAGAAAGGGTGGTGACTGATGGGAAAAGGAGCAGGTGAGAGGACTCCCAACAATCAGAACAAGTTGGCCTCTTTCACCCAAAATCCATTTGGTTTCCTAGGTCATCGCAACATCTCATCAGGTCTCCTGCAAAGACAAATTTCTAAAGAACCAACACTTTACGTCCACATGTAAGAATTCCAAACACCCCATGGAGGTAGAAATTCCTGGTCTAGTTTTTTCTTCTATCTTTATTGCCAAAAACTTTTGTGAACAATCCCCGTCGCCCAGCATCCACGTGTTTTCCTATGCCTGCCCTGTGTGTAACGGAAAGATCTGGAGATCAGAAGAGCAATCAGGAAAGAACAGCTCTGCGAGGACACAGTACAAGTGACAGCTCCTGGTCATGGCCAAATCCCATCATCACTTCCCACCACACTTAATCCCCAGCACCACTTGCCCTCCCGTCCCCTTCCCCTCCAGTGGGATGGGCCCCAGGCTGACTCACACTGTCTGGGGCTGACCCACAaagagcagagagcagctcccacagctgtggctgctgtggggcaTCTGCAATGCTGCCAGCTGGGGGTCTCTGAGCCCTGCACCCACCGCCCAACGCACCTTCTCCAGTCTGCGCATTGGAGACCTGCAGGTCAGACCTGGACGCCTTCAGCTTCTCCCGAGACATAATCTGGCGCTTGAGGTCTCCCAGGGAGATGTCAAGGCCGCTGAAGGTGACGGTATCatagttcagcctggagaagaactTGTAGTGGACGCACGGCATGGTCAGGGCCAGGCGGTGCCTGTTCTGTGCCTCTAACCCAGCAGACTCGGAGCTGTggggctctgctcctctctctgcAGCAACTCCTGATCCGGAGTGTGGGATGCACGGGCTTGTGGGCCAGTGGCACGCTGGCCACGGGCTACGGCCTCTGTGATAtcatcctctgtgatgctgaCCTGTTGCCTTGGAGACATCTCTGCTGTCAAGGGCAAAGCACACTCTGGATTCACTCTCCAGGACGATCTGGAGGACGCAGGTGGTCTCGccactgggagctgcctgcacctTTCTCAGTGCGTGAAAACCAAAGCATTTTGgctgtggttttgctgttgCAGTGCCCGGTGCCAGTTCCACTGGAACTGAAAGTCTGTCTCCGTGAAGGGTAGGTCAGGTCTGCTTCTGTGCAGTCATTGCTCGATTTTTAATCTCCATGGAAGGGCCTCTATTTCTTCACAGTGTTGTCagctcttcttttcctgctttctggaTAAATTCTGCTGGGAAACATCCAGAGCCCAGAGGCTTCCCCTTCTGGTTTAACTCTGCCAGCCTCGCCCGGTGCTCCCTCTCCCCGATCGTATTTATTTCCCAAGTGCTGCATTGCTGACTGCAGGGTTTGTACGGAGGCATCCTGGCCTGGCAGCTGAAGCTCCATTCCAATTTAGCTGCCTGCTTGTTTGCTCTGTGATCCGTAAGGATGGACTTCAACTCCAGCCTCGACTGCTACTGCTTCTGAGATTTGACAGCGCAACctttccagggaggaggcagaggaggcagggagcagcagtgctgcagggtCTATCCATGCAGAGCATGGAGGCTGCCACTTGGGAGTTGTCCTCATCTCTCTTCTGTTGGAGACAAGAAGCAGATGGTCCCCAGAACAGACCGTCCTGGGTGCAGGAAGCCGGGAACATCCAGAGAATTCacagaaagaaggggaaattgGTTCCAGCATCAGGGTGAGGTGAAGTGAAAGTGATGAGTACCCTGGTGACCAGTGTCTAGGGATCGCTGGAGCTCTTTTTGTGTGTTCTGCTGGGAGAGCAGATAGGAATTACCAGAGAGGATGGAAAACCATCCTGTTCATGCAAACAGAAATACCTGAAGGCATTTATCAACTTTAACCTTCCTGTAACCTTCCGCATGATTGTTTGACCACggtttctgtttctccttccagaGATCAGCCCAGGGtctgcaaaatgcatttctgcttcCACGAAGTGGTGCTCGATGCTGTACCTGCAGCAGTGGGACttcttggctgctgctg from Phaenicophaeus curvirostris isolate KB17595 chromosome 11, BPBGC_Pcur_1.0, whole genome shotgun sequence includes the following:
- the LOC138725326 gene encoding E3 ubiquitin-protein ligase RBBP6-like, giving the protein MPCVHYKFFSRLNYDTVTFSGLDISLGDLKRQIMSREKLKASRSDLQVSNAQTGEEYTDENTLVPRNSSVIVRRIPAGGVKAASKPSVPSGTEPVRGTPKAVCKNTASHFSPH